The Schistocerca nitens isolate TAMUIC-IGC-003100 chromosome 2, iqSchNite1.1, whole genome shotgun sequence nucleotide sequence gaagtataacagcagaagaaaaattgtgtataacgataaggtaagattcgttagtacacactttttggtttgcagtagaactttgtgcagcattcactacctccaattaattgtagtcatgcttttgtattttaaatttcacaaaagcttacctctgaggggaagagagtttatgggactcctgggaatcatcagtaagtaattagcttcgtcattttgggtaatgtcttgctgtgccttcaacgaagaatcgcagatacactccttcagaattttccaactttttcttcgtttttcttcatgatgcagcgcttggcagtggtgatggttcatcatgtggagccactgatgacctcacagaattcttttcattaccttgtaagatagacagactgatatgccctttgactcagtggttctatttccactggtaaggaactgtgcatagctcttggaacttaggaaaatcatatgacagaacaaagcccgagtggaattgcattttaatatactattccctggatcacatgaccttattttgccaagttatacaagttattctctgtaactgtctctcaggtctttgcatttcgatttcattattttaattgaaagaatatagaaggatgcaagaaaatgtctctttaattatttattgttgtataactATGAAATGACATTGACTAAGTATATATCTACTgtgcaaacaaaactgtaaaaacttcgcccaacaccacacttgagtaacacattttacgattttttttctcaggtatctgtccactggcatctcctttcatgcactagcatcgtcattccgattaggagtgtccaccgtatcagtgttggtgaaagacgtttgtatggccatatgggagtcacttgcccccattcatttaccaacgccaactgtttctcgatttaaagaaattgccagtgaaatgcatacgagatggggatttccaaactgtgttggatgtatagacgggaagcacatacgtgtccaatgtcctaaactttctggcagcatgttttacaattacaaacagtattattcgattgtactccaagcagttgctgatgcaaattacaaatttatagctgtggatgttggtgcctacggtaaacagtctgatgcaggcgtgtttaaagaaagtatgttatataagaaacttacaaatggggagctgttattaccgccaccaacaagacttgaaggaatgtgtcaggaactaccgtacgtcattttgggagatgaagcttaccccttattagagaatttgatgagaccttttcctcgcagaaatttggacaacgagaagattctatacaatgatatgcattccagagcaagaaaagttgttgaatgtgcatttggtataatgaccaataaatggagactactgaggaaggaaattgaaacatccgttgacgtagctgatcacatagtcaagtgcatttgtctacttcataatattgtcattgacagagaaggatgcaatgttgaagctgaaaagttttgtaacaatgctgatatgcagacagctggtgccacattcaacagaaattccacattacgttcgaaaactgtcaggaacacttttgttgaatatttcgttaaaaatgcaacttaaaataattgaaaaacctctcaaataaattttggaattgaaattactttgctatttactgtatttttttgtatctcatttcactgtaaataaaacaaataaaattataaaggaaaataatttatatttgtgcgtactatctgaaacacactccttggttacttcgttccataatctggaaactgcatcattactgtcatactagccgaaattctgataccaaattgatggacacaagttaatgtcatgtatatgttattctgcatccattaaagtaagaacatcgcaaaaagatgtcacagacaacaGCTTATATAGTAACGTGCCACAAcatgactttacaatgcattgtcatctggtagggacacatttccgtccctcagtgacactcatatctgcctccgtttacaagtaaatgcgaactattcagtggcggcaatgccgcgaacgctggcaagctattgttgtaaatgcatgtagattaaatatatgaaataaaagtaatttcgcatgtatcattataataaacgtaatttttcctcacttattgtgaaatgtgaggtaacatcttaaaataaaagacgtgtgcagtcacacttgtgatgaaagcagaagggagacgtgtgatgcgtgtactgcagaagcagtagtgctgctccacaggctcgcgcctgcggtcggctcgcgccggcaatattaaacaTTCGGAATGTCGtcggctcggctccgggaggctcacgccgtgtcggcgcggcccggccgccagtctgaacaccgcaattcaaaaccatgtgtctgatagcaaagcgggcggcggcccggccaggctcggctcggcccggccggcagtgtgaacgctgccttgctccagtcatactgtgccttgtgttcttttaatcgtcgcagtgtgtggctttttgtgtgtgctacttttaaacagttttctttatctcctttttacagtcaccccattttttgtctattgccttccatgatgttcccccttttttatatctatgttcaccttattctctcctatGCTATTTTTAAATGTcgtctattgttttgttctatgtctttcggctgaagagcagcgcatatgctgctgccagcccgcccggatggggaattgaaatacgataaagaaagaaaaaaaaaacctagtccagccagtctggtactcgctctggatttcgtttctatctcggcggtactgcgttcctggatttcgtttctatcacggcggtactgcgttctggtcgttgcttgttgttgacatttgcctggctctggttccgagtggatttacgtttggtgtttggtgttgtggtttccacaagcctccgttgtttatctcttcctcgttgtggcgctcatagtcggtcgtggtcggttgttgtcagttgtcgttggtctgtcgtccgactcgtcctgtgtttacccgctggtgcgtgctccaccgccggcggcttccccgcctggcggctccgattcGCAACCCAAGgcattcccgctgttggttgtggttactacacaaGGTATTGGCAGAACTCGTGGAATTTTAACTTCTTTTCGTTTTCTGCATCTGGGCGCATTTACTGGTTGAAAGTGATGACTGAATCCATTCTTCTAAATCCTCTTTGGTTTTCTTACTGCTTGTGGGTGGCTCTCGTAACTTATTACAAAAATTTCATCATAGCACCCAATTTAAGTATGGTGTGCATAGTTCAATCAACGATGAATCTTGCAGTGAACTGCCCTCTACCATTGTCTCTTCTTCCACATATACCCATAGCttcatcagctaaaattcgatttaCAGTGTGACGTCGAGCTTCATTTTTACTTGTGGTGTATGACATATTGTTGCCCTTCCAAGCTTCATCTTCTGTCACCACATGCTAGTCGTTTTTCAAGCTTCTTTCCCAGCCCGCAATAATTATAAGATGGAATGTGCAATTCTATTGACAGATTTTCTAAAAGACTACCATTACCATATCTGATGGGTTTCCTAACAGGTATACTATGATAAAGGAAAGTCTGATGATTTACAAGCATTGTTACATAGCAAGACAAAATATCCAGCTCACTGTTGTGTGCGAATGGGAACCCAAGCCATTGAATAGTTGCCGTATTTCCTTGATGTCGCATGCCACACACTACGAGAAACACACCTAATATACAGCTTCTCTTTAACTCTTAAGTGCAGAAACTGCCAGCTACCTCgttccccttcttcttcttctggcattACAACTGTAACTTCAAGAATTTacctccattctgccctctccaGAGAGGTTCTCTAGAATCCTCTGAGAGACTTTATATCTTCTTTCACGTGGTCTGTCTACTGCTTTTGTTGCCTTCCACCGTGTCTTCTTCCAATTTCTCCTTATCCAAAATCCTTTTTAGTCATTCTTACTGTATCCATCCCATGAACATGTCGTGGACAGGCTCTGTTCTTACTTTTTATTAAACTTAGAATATCAGCTCCTTGTACGAGGCAATCCAACTCTGCATTCGTTCTAGCTCTCCAGATATTATTCTTATCCTGAAGTGCATCATAAATTTTGTGCAGAGcccttcgttcaaatggctctgagcactatgggacttaacatctgaggttatcagtcccctagagcgtagaactacttaaacctaactaacctaaggacaccacacacatccatgcccgaggcaggattcgaacctgcgaccgtagcagtcgcgcggttccggactgagcgcctagaaccgctcggccaccgcggccggccttcgttCAAATATCCTGAACTTCTGCTCATTAGTACTTGTTATCGTTTAAAACGTGTTCTCTCGGATTCGTCTACTGTACCTCGGATACCACGAAAATCTCAGGCGACCAGTGTAGTAGGTAGGTACTTCTCGAGTGCTGTCGTGTAGTTGGAAATGTGGAGGAAATCACATATATTACATTTCTGTTTACGAGATTCCAGTATTTCGGTATGACTGCATGTCATGTATAGAAGTCCATTTCGGTGAATGTCAAATGACCTCATCTTTAACGTTCAAATACAGTTCTGTTATACCGCTCAGTTGTTCGTGTGACTATATCAGTCCACTTGTATGAGCAAGGAAGAGTCGTACACATCCACATCTGGGTTTTTATCAATGCGTTAAAATGTTCCGCAATACTTAGTTTCATCTGGGGGTGTTGAATAGTGGTGTATaccagcctcgtgatggctgggtgttgtgtgatgtccttaggttagttaggtttaagtagttctaagttctaggggactgatgaccatagctgttaagtcccatagtgctcagagccatttgaaccatttggtgtataCCATGCTACCCTAGTCACGTCTTCAACTGCCTGTTATAAAAGTCATCCGCACGATTCGTTTGAGGGGTTACTGGACAGCGATTCATCTCTATCTGTAATAACTGATTCATCTTCTGTTCAACTGCCTTTTCCATCTTTGATAAAGTCCACACTGATTCTGAGTATGCATCTGTAACTCGTAAAATATATTAAAAGCATTGTTCTCCTGTGAATATTGATTCATATCTATGATTACAGAATCTTCCTGTCATAAGCCATACAAAATTTGTATTACGATATTTCTACTCATATACGTTTTGCATGCTGATTGACATTCTCGAATCACCATCTCCACAGATTacacactgatgagctaaaacgtTGTGAAGCGGATGTTACATTGAAAGGCAATGCACACCCTAAGTTTTTTCGGCCCGCcgcgttccaattgctttaagagacaaagtagccagtgaattgagaGAATTGCAAGAtcatggtgtaattgctcccattcaagttAATCAACAGGCAAGTCCTCTCGTTTTACAGtctaagccttctggtcgcatttgcatttatgttgacttcaagtctacagtcaacccacagacaataGTTGACACTTAcccgttacctcgccctgaggaactcatggacaaccgagcgaggtggcgcaggctAACAcaatgggctcgcattcgggaggacgacggttcactcccgtgtccgaccatcctgatttaggttttccgtgatttccctaaatcgctccaggcaaatgtcgggatggttccttcgaaagggcacggccgacttgcttccccgtcctttcctaatccgaagagaccgatgacctcgctgtctggtctcctcccccccccaaacACCCAACTCATGGAAAGGCTTGGTGCAGGATGCggcttttctaagatagatttgcatGATGCCttcttgcaaattccattggatgaagaatcacagagagTGTTTGTTGTAAGTACACCTAGGACTGtccaagtatttgcgtttgcccttgGCCAGTGCTGCCGCatccgccatttttcaacgttacttgaaaCAGCTGACTgctaaagtgccattttgttccaactaccttgacgatattgtcgtctcaggtcgtacaccaggGGAATACATTGGCAATTTGCGTCCTCTTTTTCgaatgttgtcagaagcaggactcaagtgttgtctcgaaaagtgtgactttttccaAACTGAACTATAGTCCTTAGGTcacgtgataaacagtcagggtgtgcactcCCTTCAAACTCATTTGCTTGCagtccgtgacctgcctgttcctcgcagtGAGTCTGAACtccagtcagtactaggcaagatgacatactacattcagTTCATACCGAATGCCACCCAGATCGCGGCTCCATTGTATCGCTTGCGCCGCAAAAATGTACTTTTGTGTCGACTTAAGACTCTCAAGAAgcttttcagaaactcaaaaatgccttgcttaGTGACATATGTTTActgcattttgaccctgccaagcaaGTAGTTTTGTAAGTCGGCGCTTCTTCCTACAGAATCGGCGCTGTGCTTCCGCATAGAATTGGTGCACGAGGTAGACCTATTGTTTTGCCTCAAAGTTGtcaactcaaactcagtgcaattaccctcaaattgaaaaagaggctccCGCTATTGTGCATGGTATGACCAAATTCCaacactatttgtatggtcgcaagttcactttagtgacagatcacaagcctttgcagtcctagttccatccgtcaaagccggttcctacacgcactgctcaaaaattggaacattgggctttgttgctttcgcagtatcatTATGAAATTGTGTAGAGgcctacggcaaagcatggcaatgcagacgccccTTCCCtttggcccagactctgattttgatgcatctgccgcacCTTGTCAAATCGATGCGCAGGAATCGGAATTGCTGTAATCTTTCCCCTTACATTACAGAAAAGTAGCACCGGCCACAGAAGCAGAtacagatctcaagattttgttgaaGTACATTCGCAAATCTTGACcttgttcattgaacagtatcaaGAAGTCTGTTGTGGGCCGATACTTTGCTCGTCGGCATAACCTTTTGGTATAACAAGGTGTGTTActagttcaaaatgacaatggacaatcgcgtgtgcttattcccaaagcgTTGAAACAGGATGTGctgcgattgctccaccaaggacattggggaattgttcgcactatACAGTTAGCGCGACAGCACTGtgcttggc carries:
- the LOC126234690 gene encoding uncharacterized protein LOC126234690, with product MSSLFYWYCFDSAVTRRVLKYRRTRRLWIHPINSDRHLGEFFSLHEELKNYPEKFYSYYRMNHNTFQYVLQNIQDKISKQNTNFRRSITAEEKLCITIRYLSTGISFHALASSFRLGVSTVSVLVKDVCMAIWESLAPIHLPTPTVSRFKEIASEMHTRWGFPNCVGCIDGKHIRVQCPKLSGSMFYNYKQYYSIVLQAVADANYKFIAVDVGAYGKQSDAGVFKESMLYKKLTNGELLLPPPTRLEGMCQELPYVILGDEAYPLLENLMRPFPRRNLDNEKILYNDMHSRARKVVECAFGIMTNKWRLLRKEIETSVDVADHIVKCICLLHNIVIDREGCNVEAEKFCNNADMQTAGATFNRNSTLRSKTVRNTFVEYFVKNAT